The following coding sequences are from one Halorubrum sp. BOL3-1 window:
- a CDS encoding DUF5809 family protein: METRGTFAPETRAEALERYEGVGPVAQVVVREATKAMSFGADEYDERVTPEVIRTARDATFAELLAVHVGEDGEFDAWLDDSEFDDGDVVRIGSDNVDNVVWHPIPFADTVIAATYQDEPDAAASTLRRNAFGRVYREEFYESGR; this comes from the coding sequence ATGGAGACCAGAGGCACGTTCGCTCCCGAAACGCGGGCCGAGGCGCTCGAACGGTACGAGGGGGTCGGTCCGGTCGCGCAGGTGGTCGTCCGCGAGGCGACCAAGGCGATGTCGTTCGGCGCCGACGAGTACGACGAGCGCGTCACCCCCGAGGTGATTCGAACCGCCCGCGACGCGACGTTCGCGGAACTGCTCGCGGTCCACGTCGGCGAGGACGGGGAGTTCGACGCGTGGCTCGACGACAGCGAGTTCGACGACGGGGACGTGGTGCGGATCGGTTCCGACAACGTCGACAACGTCGTCTGGCACCCGATTCCCTTCGCGGACACCGTGATCGCGGCGACGTATCAGGACGAACCGGACGCGGCCGCCAGCACCCTCCGCCGAAACGCCTTCGGGCGCGTGTACCGCGAGGAGTTCTACGAGTCCGGCCGGTAG
- a CDS encoding triphosphoribosyl-dephospho-CoA synthase codes for MTRRERRDTGATGPVDDATLALLLEVSGTPKPGNVDRRRDLDDLRFESFLGGAVGARPGLELAAGETVAVGNAFERAVEGMAARAGTNTQFGCLLLLTPLVRATADPDRDCSPAGVDAVCRAATVDDAVAFYRAFETVDVAVDDPPAGADDLDVRRGSDAEPALRERGATLRDVLALSADPDDPERVPDRNAAEWVEGFPRTFRATEWILADEGPLADRAARAFLGLLAAEPDTLVASTRGAETAREASARARAVLEPDEEDATGAVGSVDAVDRDTVHGADLDAAESLAEAFVAEGINPGTTADLTCAALFVALRRGAEVAP; via the coding sequence GTGACACGTCGCGAACGCCGGGACACGGGCGCTACCGGCCCCGTCGACGACGCGACGCTCGCGCTCCTGTTGGAGGTCTCCGGGACGCCGAAGCCGGGGAACGTCGACCGCCGCCGCGACCTCGACGACCTGCGGTTCGAGTCGTTCCTCGGGGGCGCCGTCGGCGCTCGGCCCGGACTCGAACTGGCGGCGGGCGAGACGGTCGCGGTCGGTAACGCCTTCGAGCGCGCCGTGGAAGGGATGGCCGCGCGCGCCGGCACGAACACACAGTTCGGCTGTCTGCTGCTGTTGACGCCGTTAGTCCGCGCGACCGCGGACCCCGACCGCGACTGCTCGCCCGCCGGCGTCGACGCGGTCTGTCGGGCCGCGACCGTCGACGACGCGGTCGCCTTCTACCGGGCGTTCGAGACCGTCGATGTCGCGGTCGACGACCCGCCGGCGGGCGCGGACGACCTCGACGTGCGGCGCGGGAGTGACGCCGAGCCTGCGCTCCGCGAGCGCGGGGCTACGCTGCGCGACGTGCTGGCGCTGTCGGCCGACCCCGACGACCCGGAGCGCGTCCCCGACCGCAACGCCGCGGAGTGGGTCGAGGGGTTCCCGCGGACGTTCCGCGCGACCGAGTGGATCCTGGCCGACGAGGGACCGCTCGCAGACCGGGCCGCGCGGGCGTTCCTTGGACTGCTCGCCGCGGAGCCGGACACCCTCGTCGCGTCGACGCGTGGGGCCGAGACGGCTCGCGAGGCGAGCGCGCGAGCGCGGGCGGTCCTCGAACCGGACGAGGAGGACGCGACGGGGGCGGTCGGGAGCGTCGACGCGGTCGATCGCGACACCGTCCACGGGGCCGACCTCGACGCCGCCGAGTCGCTGGCGGAGGCGTTCGTCGCCGAGGGAATCAACCCGGGGACGACCGCCGACCTCACCTGTGCGGCGCTGTTCGTCGCGCTCCGGCGCGGCGCGGAGGTGGCGCCGTGA
- a CDS encoding nucleoside triphosphate pyrophosphohydrolase, whose amino-acid sequence MTEEFDKLVRDEVPRIIEQNGETPITHSAEGDKYSERLDEKLAEEVTEYLENGEVEELADVLEVLHAIREERGVSLESLRDKRRQKAERRGRFDEGIVLERVER is encoded by the coding sequence ATGACCGAGGAGTTCGACAAGCTGGTTCGAGACGAGGTCCCGAGGATCATCGAACAAAACGGAGAAACACCGATCACACACTCCGCTGAGGGTGACAAATACTCCGAACGACTGGACGAGAAATTAGCTGAGGAAGTAACGGAATACCTGGAGAATGGTGAGGTTGAGGAATTGGCGGATGTCCTGGAGGTGCTCCACGCCATACGAGAAGAGCGAGGCGTTTCCCTCGAATCCCTACGGGATAAGCGGAGACAGAAAGCCGAACGAAGGGGCCGTTTTGACGAGGGAATCGTTCTCGAACGGGTCGAACGGTGA
- a CDS encoding tRNA-dihydrouridine synthase produces the protein MSRSDDGTDAPAGDEPFLVAASLSGAADAEWARNAAEHVSVALLGGVALDPASRAAARDLVARGREEFLPADPLAFVAEQLDAVAAADAPVRAGINVRSATPEPVREAAEICADRDAVCEVNAHCRQPELRAVGCGESLLGDPDRLARYVAAAVETGATTSVKVRAEVPGIDLVAAAETVAGAGADWIHVDAMDSEAVVGGVAAAIDEADKEDELADLTLVANNGVRGRETVAEYAARGADAVSVGRPTEEPPVLARVADAVSDWRTGALRDRDGGAEPEAEAQP, from the coding sequence GTGAGCCGGAGCGACGACGGAACCGACGCGCCAGCTGGCGATGAGCCGTTCCTCGTCGCCGCGAGTCTCAGCGGCGCCGCGGACGCCGAGTGGGCGCGAAACGCCGCGGAACACGTCAGCGTCGCGCTGCTCGGCGGCGTCGCGCTCGACCCGGCCAGCCGCGCCGCCGCCCGCGACCTAGTCGCCCGCGGGCGCGAGGAGTTCCTCCCGGCCGATCCGCTCGCGTTCGTCGCCGAGCAGCTCGACGCGGTCGCGGCGGCCGACGCGCCGGTTCGAGCGGGGATCAACGTCCGGAGCGCGACCCCGGAACCGGTCCGCGAGGCCGCCGAGATCTGCGCCGACCGCGACGCGGTCTGCGAGGTCAACGCCCACTGCCGGCAGCCGGAGCTGCGCGCGGTCGGCTGCGGCGAGTCGCTCCTAGGCGATCCGGACCGCCTGGCGCGGTACGTCGCCGCCGCGGTCGAGACGGGCGCGACGACGAGCGTGAAGGTCCGCGCTGAGGTCCCCGGCATCGACCTCGTCGCGGCCGCGGAGACCGTCGCTGGGGCCGGCGCGGACTGGATCCACGTCGACGCGATGGACTCGGAGGCGGTCGTCGGTGGGGTCGCGGCAGCGATCGACGAGGCGGACAAGGAGGACGAGCTCGCCGACCTGACACTCGTCGCCAACAACGGCGTTCGCGGCCGGGAGACGGTCGCGGAGTACGCGGCCCGCGGCGCCGACGCGGTGAGCGTCGGCCGCCCGACGGAGGAGCCGCCCGTCCTCGCGCGCGTCGCGGACGCCGTCTCCGACTGGCGGACTGGAGCGCTACGCGACCGCGACGGCGGCGCGGAGCCGGAAGCGGAGGCGCAACCGTGA
- a CDS encoding glycosyltransferase yields the protein MIRSDSETGALPTPVSVLLPTVRWTDACDEVAAQLRDPEAFGRGESAAGAERGDRANRADAPPTDELLVICDSPDDPVADRRGDLPPRVRVVIAGEPEGCSGKANAIAVGMEAAEHDRVLWTDDDFHHPSDWVATLDADYERRGPTTEVPVFLGLDPLSRLFEPAYVIGGTLAVSAGGIAWGGAVIFERDDLRDGEAAFLRDLRRTVSDDGTLTEHLDVTAVDRTRRVAAGGSLRGSLERFVRFLAITRYHAPVATAFNVAFGVAMAALCLLAPVAGVALVTAAAGAAYARFGIRRATFLLAAPGALLAPPLMAYALARRTFVWGGRRYRWRSMFDVSVEPV from the coding sequence GTGATTCGTTCCGACTCGGAGACCGGGGCGCTCCCGACACCCGTGTCCGTGTTGCTCCCCACGGTCCGCTGGACGGACGCCTGCGACGAGGTGGCGGCCCAGCTGCGCGACCCCGAGGCGTTCGGCCGCGGGGAGTCCGCCGCCGGCGCCGAACGCGGTGACCGCGCCAACCGCGCCGATGCTCCGCCCACAGACGAACTGCTCGTGATCTGCGACTCCCCGGACGACCCCGTCGCGGACCGCCGCGGCGACCTCCCGCCCCGGGTCCGGGTCGTGATCGCCGGCGAGCCGGAGGGATGTTCGGGGAAGGCGAACGCGATAGCGGTCGGAATGGAGGCGGCGGAACACGACCGAGTCCTCTGGACCGACGACGATTTCCACCACCCGTCGGACTGGGTCGCGACGCTGGACGCCGACTACGAGCGTCGGGGGCCGACCACGGAGGTCCCGGTGTTCCTCGGGCTCGACCCCCTCTCCCGGCTGTTCGAGCCGGCGTACGTGATCGGCGGGACGCTCGCGGTCTCCGCCGGGGGAATCGCGTGGGGCGGCGCGGTGATCTTCGAGCGCGACGACCTCCGTGACGGGGAGGCCGCGTTCCTGCGCGACCTCCGACGGACCGTCAGCGACGACGGGACGCTCACCGAACACCTCGACGTGACCGCCGTCGACCGGACGCGACGCGTCGCCGCCGGCGGGTCGCTTCGCGGGTCGCTGGAGCGGTTCGTCCGCTTCCTGGCGATCACGCGCTACCACGCGCCGGTGGCGACCGCGTTTAACGTTGCCTTCGGCGTCGCGATGGCAGCGCTCTGTCTGCTCGCGCCGGTCGCGGGCGTGGCGCTCGTCACCGCGGCCGCGGGCGCCGCCTACGCCCGGTTCGGGATCCGGCGCGCGACGTTCCTGCTCGCGGCGCCCGGCGCGCTGCTCGCCCCGCCGCTCATGGCGTACGCCCTCGCCCGCCGAACCTTCGTCTGGGGCGGCCGACGCTACCGCTGGCGGTCGATGTTCGACGTCTCCGTCGAGCCGGTCTGA
- a CDS encoding DUF447 domain-containing protein, with protein sequence MTPDPADGSTERTNPTDGSTERTDPAGVVPEGWPVPLRGVTESVVTTLGPNDRWNAAALGIHAPDTPEDTVTARTYGRTRTWRNFTERGGGVVQFTVDPRTFVDAALTIRETDEAVLPSADAWVEVRVEAVAAETEGDTTIRTWELDPVESAVATERVPTVNRGFGAVVDATVAASRLNVPTFDTEELLDRLRYFADVVDRCGGPAEREAFARIDEATGWRELAEGRPEES encoded by the coding sequence GTGACGCCGGACCCGGCCGACGGCTCGACCGAACGGACCAACCCGACCGACGGCTCGACCGAACGGACCGACCCGGCCGGCGTCGTCCCCGAGGGCTGGCCGGTACCGCTCCGTGGCGTCACCGAGTCCGTCGTGACGACGCTGGGACCGAACGACCGGTGGAACGCCGCGGCACTGGGGATTCACGCGCCGGACACCCCCGAGGACACGGTCACCGCGCGGACCTACGGGCGCACCCGAACCTGGCGGAACTTCACCGAGCGCGGGGGCGGCGTGGTGCAGTTCACCGTCGATCCGCGGACGTTCGTGGACGCGGCGCTCACGATCAGAGAAACCGACGAGGCGGTGCTGCCGAGCGCCGACGCGTGGGTCGAGGTCCGCGTCGAGGCGGTCGCAGCCGAGACCGAGGGTGACACGACGATCCGGACGTGGGAGTTGGACCCGGTCGAGTCGGCGGTCGCGACCGAGCGCGTGCCGACGGTGAACCGGGGCTTCGGCGCGGTCGTCGACGCCACGGTGGCCGCCTCGCGGTTGAACGTACCGACGTTCGACACCGAGGAACTGCTCGACCGGCTCCGGTACTTCGCCGACGTGGTCGACCGCTGCGGCGGACCGGCCGAGCGCGAGGCGTTCGCGCGGATCGACGAGGCGACCGGCTGGCGGGAACTCGCGGAGGGGCGTCCCGAGGAGTCGTGA
- a CDS encoding elongation factor 1-beta, giving the protein MGDVAAKVKVMPDSPDIDLDDLQNRLEEVLPEGAKIRGFERDDVAFGLVALLPTVIVPDGAGGTEAVEEAFSQVEDVESVAVENVGRL; this is encoded by the coding sequence ATGGGCGACGTCGCCGCCAAGGTCAAAGTCATGCCGGACAGCCCCGACATCGACCTCGACGACCTCCAGAACCGTTTGGAAGAAGTCCTCCCCGAGGGCGCGAAGATCCGCGGCTTCGAGCGCGACGACGTCGCGTTCGGGCTGGTCGCGCTCCTCCCGACCGTCATCGTTCCCGACGGCGCGGGCGGTACGGAGGCCGTCGAAGAGGCGTTCTCTCAGGTCGAGGACGTCGAGTCCGTCGCGGTCGAGAACGTCGGTCGCCTGTAG
- a CDS encoding HVO_2753 family zinc finger protein — translation MSQSDSQGTPQCVSCGIQVSGMNAAQFSCPDCGATIYRCSKCRKQSNLYECHDCGFRGP, via the coding sequence ATGAGCCAGAGCGACTCTCAAGGTACTCCGCAGTGCGTCTCCTGTGGGATCCAAGTGTCCGGCATGAACGCCGCGCAGTTCTCCTGTCCGGACTGCGGCGCCACCATCTACCGCTGCTCGAAGTGCCGGAAACAGAGCAACCTCTACGAGTGCCACGACTGCGGCTTCCGGGGGCCCTGA
- the cofD gene encoding 2-phospho-L-lactate transferase, whose product MVTFLAGGTGTPKLLDGAARVWDPTETTVVANTGDDVEIGGHLVCPDVDTVLFAGGGVLDRETWWGIDGDTTATHNELRRLADAVELETVPRYLGDAAQTAGREIARWRRFSAVGEFIEIGDRDRAVHLTRTSLLDEGRTLTEAVRVLADAFDLNVDLLPMSDDPVATLIHTEAGETIHFQEYWVARRGEPPVADVEFRGAEDAEPTDAVREALADPVVIGPSNPVTSLGPMLALPGFERALRETPVVAVSPFVGDEVFSGPAAALMEGVGRDPSTAGVAAAYPFADAFVLDEADPTGLDRYVERTDTRIDDGDDAERVAHACERALEAIGPDSADAAQPREGAE is encoded by the coding sequence ATGGTAACCTTCCTCGCCGGAGGGACGGGCACGCCGAAGCTCCTCGACGGCGCGGCTCGGGTGTGGGACCCAACCGAGACAACGGTCGTCGCCAACACGGGCGACGACGTCGAGATCGGCGGCCACCTCGTCTGCCCGGACGTCGACACCGTGCTGTTCGCCGGGGGCGGAGTGTTGGACCGGGAGACGTGGTGGGGGATCGACGGGGACACGACCGCGACCCACAACGAGCTGCGCCGGCTCGCGGACGCGGTCGAACTCGAAACGGTCCCCCGGTACCTCGGCGACGCGGCACAGACCGCCGGCCGCGAGATCGCGCGCTGGCGGCGCTTCTCTGCGGTCGGGGAGTTCATAGAGATCGGAGACCGCGACCGCGCGGTCCACCTCACGCGCACGAGCCTGCTCGACGAGGGGCGCACGCTCACCGAGGCGGTCCGGGTCCTCGCGGACGCCTTCGACCTCAACGTCGACCTCCTCCCGATGTCCGACGACCCGGTCGCGACGCTGATCCACACGGAGGCGGGCGAGACGATCCACTTCCAAGAGTACTGGGTCGCTCGCCGGGGCGAGCCGCCGGTCGCCGACGTAGAGTTCCGGGGGGCCGAGGATGCCGAGCCGACCGACGCCGTGCGCGAGGCGCTCGCCGACCCGGTCGTGATTGGCCCGTCGAACCCCGTGACGAGCCTCGGCCCGATGCTGGCGCTCCCCGGCTTCGAGCGCGCGCTCAGGGAAACGCCCGTCGTCGCCGTCTCGCCGTTCGTGGGCGACGAGGTGTTCTCCGGACCGGCCGCGGCGCTGATGGAGGGGGTCGGCCGCGACCCGTCGACCGCGGGCGTCGCGGCGGCGTACCCCTTCGCGGACGCGTTCGTCCTCGACGAGGCGGACCCGACCGGACTCGACCGGTACGTCGAGCGTACCGACACGCGGATCGACGACGGCGACGACGCCGAGCGCGTCGCCCACGCCTGCGAACGCGCGTTGGAGGCCATCGGTCCCGACTCGGCGGACGCGGCGCAGCCGCGGGAGGGTGCGGAGTGA
- a CDS encoding isoaspartyl peptidase/L-asparaginase, whose protein sequence is MRVIVHGGAGGAPDDPEPRQAVLDEAAATGAESATPLDAVESAVGVLESDQRFNAGVGGAVQSDGVVRTDAGVMTSDREIGAACSMPGVEHAASVARVVRSETPHVFVSGEHAADLAADFGVDTGVDLLTDEKRERYEAEDPPRGGPRDHLDWLASRFGSGDDQAGETGDKDAAPDHDTVGAVATDGETFAAVTSTGGRSFALAGRVGDVPQVGSGFFCTEVGGASATGAGEDIARVTLSRRAVGYLDDGIGAQAAADRAIEEFASITGSGAGVIVLGDDEAGSAFNTEGMQTSIADR, encoded by the coding sequence ATGCGAGTCATCGTTCACGGCGGCGCCGGCGGCGCCCCGGACGACCCGGAGCCCAGACAGGCGGTCCTCGACGAGGCGGCCGCGACCGGTGCCGAGAGCGCGACGCCGCTCGACGCGGTGGAGTCCGCGGTCGGCGTCCTCGAATCGGACCAGCGGTTCAACGCGGGCGTCGGCGGCGCGGTCCAGTCGGACGGCGTCGTCCGCACCGACGCGGGCGTGATGACCTCGGACCGCGAGATCGGCGCGGCCTGCTCGATGCCGGGTGTCGAACACGCGGCGAGCGTCGCCCGCGTCGTCCGCTCGGAGACGCCGCACGTCTTCGTCTCCGGCGAACACGCGGCCGATCTGGCGGCCGACTTCGGGGTCGACACGGGCGTCGACCTGCTCACCGACGAGAAGCGGGAGCGCTACGAGGCGGAGGACCCGCCCCGGGGCGGTCCCCGCGACCACCTCGACTGGCTCGCCTCGCGGTTCGGTTCGGGAGACGATCAGGCGGGGGAAACAGGCGACAAGGACGCCGCGCCCGACCACGACACGGTCGGCGCGGTGGCGACCGACGGCGAGACGTTCGCGGCGGTGACCTCCACCGGCGGTCGCTCGTTCGCGCTCGCCGGGCGCGTCGGCGACGTGCCGCAGGTCGGGTCCGGATTCTTCTGTACCGAGGTCGGCGGCGCGAGCGCGACGGGCGCCGGCGAGGACATCGCGCGCGTGACGCTCTCGCGGCGGGCGGTCGGGTATCTGGACGACGGGATCGGGGCGCAGGCGGCGGCAGACCGAGCGATCGAGGAGTTCGCGTCGATCACCGGGTCGGGTGCTGGCGTTATCGTTCTCGGGGACGACGAGGCCGGGAGCGCGTTTAATACAGAGGGGATGCAGACGAGCATCGCTGATAGGTAA
- a CDS encoding 30S ribosomal protein S17e yields the protein MAIKPKYIKQLGKVLLERYPDSFNTDFETNKDSVTALTTVESKGVRNRIAGYVTQKKAQAAQSA from the coding sequence ATGGCCATCAAGCCGAAGTACATCAAACAGCTCGGGAAAGTCCTGCTAGAGCGGTATCCCGACTCGTTCAACACAGACTTCGAGACGAACAAGGACAGCGTCACGGCCCTGACCACCGTCGAGTCGAAGGGCGTTCGCAACCGGATCGCGGGCTACGTCACGCAGAAGAAGGCGCAGGCCGCGCAGTCAGCCTGA
- a CDS encoding tripartite tricarboxylate transporter permease gives MDALVRPVVDPTFAAGALAFLLGGVALGTASGLVPGLHANNFALLLAGFAPSVPADPLFVGVAMLGAGVVHSFLDIVPALALGVPDAATAVAALPGHRLVIAGRGREAIRLSAVGSGLAVALAVPLAVPITWLMVRWYPTLRAHLPVLLGVVVAMLVLTESSRRAAIGGLVAFLASAALGLATLDVDPAAPLATGGVLAPLFAGLFGVPVLVDALGGEGVPPQADPRIAMDARDLGTSAGAGSLAGAVVGYVPGVSAAIAAVAAMPAVPRASADRGFVVATSGANTANTVFALFALVALGTPRTGVTVAIDRAGVPFALPILLVAAATAACLGFALVVLLGDPYLRIVGNADYTRLSLGVLGLLALLSYAFAGGFGVGVLLAAGALGLVPPRVGARRVHLMGVLIGPLIVG, from the coding sequence ATGGACGCGCTCGTGCGGCCGGTGGTCGACCCGACGTTCGCGGCGGGCGCACTCGCGTTCCTGCTCGGCGGCGTCGCGCTCGGAACCGCGAGCGGGTTGGTTCCCGGACTTCACGCCAACAACTTCGCGCTGCTTCTGGCCGGATTCGCCCCGTCGGTACCGGCCGACCCGCTGTTCGTCGGCGTCGCGATGCTCGGCGCCGGCGTCGTTCACTCGTTTCTTGACATCGTTCCCGCGCTCGCGCTCGGCGTCCCCGACGCCGCGACCGCGGTCGCCGCGCTCCCCGGTCACCGGCTGGTGATCGCCGGGCGGGGGCGAGAGGCGATCCGGCTCTCCGCGGTCGGCTCCGGGCTGGCGGTCGCGCTCGCGGTCCCGCTGGCGGTGCCGATCACGTGGCTCATGGTGCGGTGGTACCCGACGCTTCGGGCGCACCTGCCGGTCCTGCTCGGCGTCGTCGTCGCGATGCTCGTGCTCACGGAGTCGTCGCGCCGGGCCGCTATCGGAGGGCTGGTCGCGTTCCTCGCGAGCGCCGCGCTCGGGCTGGCAACGCTCGACGTCGACCCCGCGGCGCCGCTCGCGACCGGCGGCGTCCTCGCGCCGCTCTTCGCCGGGCTGTTCGGCGTCCCGGTCCTCGTCGACGCTCTCGGCGGCGAGGGTGTCCCGCCGCAGGCGGATCCCCGGATCGCGATGGACGCGCGCGACCTCGGGACGAGCGCGGGCGCCGGCTCGCTCGCCGGCGCGGTGGTGGGATACGTACCGGGCGTGTCGGCCGCCATCGCCGCCGTGGCCGCGATGCCGGCGGTGCCGCGCGCGTCGGCCGACCGCGGGTTCGTCGTGGCGACGAGCGGCGCGAACACGGCAAACACCGTGTTCGCGCTGTTCGCGCTGGTCGCACTCGGGACACCGCGGACGGGCGTGACTGTCGCGATCGATCGGGCCGGCGTCCCGTTCGCGTTACCGATACTGCTCGTCGCGGCCGCGACCGCCGCGTGCCTCGGGTTCGCCCTGGTCGTGCTGCTCGGTGACCCGTACCTCCGGATCGTCGGCAACGCCGACTACACCCGACTGTCACTCGGCGTGCTGGGGCTGCTCGCGCTCCTCTCGTACGCGTTCGCCGGGGGATTCGGCGTCGGCGTCCTCCTCGCCGCGGGCGCGCTGGGACTGGTCCCGCCGCGTGTCGGCGCGCGGCGCGTCCACCTGATGGGGGTGCTGATCGGACCGCTGATCGTCGGTTGA
- a CDS encoding HTTM domain-containing protein, translating to MTTADPAGGSGRSGLVSRFPASRFRAALRRRIGIDARALAAFRVALGVVLLVDLALRARNLTAFYADAGVLPRATLAGAYPLGARLSLHALSGEPRAVALLFLVAALAALALAVGHRTRVATAVSLVLLASLQARNPFVLNAGDTLLLQLLGAGLLCPLGARWSLDAVRRRGDAAPSEPTGEDGLDGVAADRVTAAADRVAGPASALLLTLVVVVYVSNAVEKLRGTAWPAGEAVERVFRLTYLHGPLGGLAPEWSALLSAATYGWLALLVAAPLLIAAAGRVRAALAGTLLAAHLSMAFTLQIGVFSAISAAALLPFLPPFVWDRVEGTVAPAAGRLRSVAARRSSVAIPPTGSGSSRALRDRAAAAVPAVAAVLLVALVAWNGMALGVVEAPDPVASVSDPTEGGWDMFAPDPPSTDALVLATATTAGGDRIDALYGDRVARDRPPSDARAYPTARWRKFLTLLADDPDPARVDPVLARFCDRAGTLAGDEPIESASLSAVAVDVETGETRVDELGTRECHPT from the coding sequence GTGACGACAGCCGATCCCGCGGGCGGCTCCGGCCGCTCGGGCCTCGTCTCCCGATTTCCCGCCTCCCGCTTCCGCGCCGCGCTCCGCCGCCGGATCGGAATCGACGCCCGCGCGCTCGCGGCGTTCCGGGTCGCGCTCGGCGTCGTCCTCCTCGTCGACCTCGCGCTCCGCGCGCGGAACCTGACGGCCTTCTACGCTGACGCCGGCGTCCTCCCGCGCGCGACGCTCGCAGGGGCGTACCCGCTCGGCGCCCGGCTCTCGCTTCACGCCCTCTCCGGCGAGCCGCGGGCCGTCGCGTTGCTGTTCCTCGTCGCCGCCCTCGCCGCCCTCGCGCTCGCGGTCGGCCATCGGACCCGGGTCGCGACCGCGGTCTCGCTGGTCCTGCTCGCGTCGCTTCAGGCGCGGAACCCCTTCGTCCTCAACGCCGGCGACACCCTCCTCCTCCAGCTGCTCGGCGCCGGACTGTTGTGCCCGCTCGGCGCGCGCTGGTCGCTCGACGCGGTCCGACGCCGCGGCGACGCGGCACCGTCGGAACCGACGGGCGAAGACGGACTCGACGGCGTCGCGGCCGACCGGGTCACCGCCGCGGCCGACCGCGTCGCCGGTCCGGCCTCGGCGCTCCTCCTGACGCTCGTGGTCGTGGTGTACGTCTCCAACGCGGTCGAGAAGCTCCGCGGGACGGCGTGGCCCGCGGGGGAGGCCGTCGAGCGCGTCTTCCGACTCACCTACCTCCACGGCCCGCTCGGCGGACTCGCCCCCGAGTGGTCCGCGCTGCTCTCCGCCGCAACTTACGGGTGGCTCGCGCTGCTCGTCGCCGCTCCGCTGCTGATCGCGGCCGCCGGTCGGGTCCGGGCGGCGCTCGCGGGGACGCTCCTCGCGGCGCACCTCTCGATGGCCTTCACGCTTCAGATCGGCGTCTTCTCCGCGATCTCCGCGGCCGCGCTGCTGCCCTTCCTCCCCCCGTTCGTCTGGGACCGGGTTGAGGGCACGGTCGCTCCGGCGGCCGGTCGGCTCCGCTCCGTCGCGGCCCGTCGGTCTTCCGTCGCGATCCCACCGACGGGGAGCGGATCAAGCCGGGCCCTCCGCGACCGCGCCGCCGCCGCGGTCCCGGCCGTCGCCGCGGTCCTCCTCGTCGCGCTCGTCGCGTGGAACGGGATGGCACTCGGGGTCGTCGAGGCGCCCGACCCGGTCGCGTCGGTGTCGGACCCGACCGAGGGGGGCTGGGACATGTTCGCGCCGGACCCACCCTCGACCGACGCGCTCGTGTTGGCGACCGCGACGACCGCCGGCGGCGACCGGATAGACGCCCTGTACGGCGACCGCGTCGCGCGCGACCGGCCCCCCTCCGACGCCCGCGCGTATCCCACCGCTCGCTGGCGAAAGTTCCTCACGCTGCTCGCGGACGACCCCGACCCGGCCCGCGTCGACCCGGTCCTCGCGCGCTTCTGTGACCGCGCGGGAACGCTCGCGGGCGACGAACCGATCGAGTCGGCGTCGCTCTCGGCGGTCGCGGTCGACGTCGAGACCGGCGAGACGCGGGTCGACGAACTCGGAACGCGCGAGTGCCATCCGACCTGA